One window of candidate division WOR-3 bacterium genomic DNA carries:
- a CDS encoding T9SS type A sorting domain-containing protein, with product MGKNKIKLIVIIGLLFFGSLKAEWENISPNGAIVYAFDMPSPGVFYLGTYYGGIWKSTDGGNTFSFNSGPFAPIWDIAVSRQDENIIYVFTGTIGLGFHFYYDTRLYKTMDGGQTWIQLGGTDVFNYPIRIHPQNDNLIFICDRDLGGPGFKSTDGGFTWQQLSLPSDVNVMDFAIHPFYPNIIFAGGERSGSGYWYGVIYKSTDYGESWSQVYESSYQYCYGFAFHPSDSNVIYCLARTINETYVLKSLNNGEYWSQVGSLPWNSLPVSYFSELLIDKDYPDLMFIAADKGGIYKSINGGQSWFSSNSGMKIPYASRIIQDPSQSFTYYISNVQGLYKSTDGGMTWTLLNEGLRAPYTYGIAIDPLNKNKIYVTSLANGIFISNDRGKTWTLKNQGILNADLKFNTIAINPKNLNEIYVSYPYPTDIIGRASKFYRSVDSGQTWSYRSTLGGSYDGVGKIVMDTFSNIYVTNSGNSVYKSSDGALTFNQILSPAAYWSGITISPDQTIFVTKRPPFGPDRDSCLAKKSQDQGTTWQKIFRSGEFISKIGTAIAVYPQNPNIILAADHSEVLFKSMDGGETYFPIASFPSSVYNDIHDICFKPSSPETILVCVNYPWVLYYSAHLLDYFEVIAISPPPSQLYITYNGGLTWEEFPVPPIPYIHRVEWSEDSIIYVTTKGGIFRYRFGYTNISEKEKHKEINLFVLSQNIFKNEIKILLNPELLKSLNSPLSLEILDIKGSVIKKFNVRDKNFIILNGESDFGRKLKTGTYFLKASIGNKKEVKKIILLK from the coding sequence ATGGGTAAAAATAAAATAAAACTTATAGTAATAATAGGGCTCCTCTTTTTTGGGAGCCTGAAGGCAGAATGGGAAAACATATCTCCTAATGGTGCAATAGTCTATGCCTTTGATATGCCGTCACCAGGTGTTTTTTATTTAGGAACTTATTACGGTGGAATATGGAAAAGCACTGATGGGGGTAATACTTTTTCTTTTAATTCAGGTCCATTTGCACCCATCTGGGATATAGCTGTTAGTAGACAAGACGAAAACATTATTTATGTTTTTACTGGAACTATTGGACTTGGATTCCATTTTTATTATGACACACGTTTATATAAAACAATGGATGGTGGACAAACCTGGATTCAGTTAGGAGGAACTGATGTTTTTAACTATCCAATAAGAATTCATCCACAAAATGATAACTTAATTTTTATCTGCGATAGAGATTTAGGGGGTCCTGGATTTAAAAGCACAGATGGCGGTTTTACTTGGCAACAGCTATCATTACCTTCAGATGTAAATGTTATGGATTTTGCAATTCATCCTTTTTATCCCAATATTATTTTTGCCGGTGGTGAAAGATCAGGTTCTGGTTATTGGTATGGTGTCATATATAAAAGCACGGATTATGGAGAAAGTTGGTCTCAGGTTTATGAGAGTTCCTACCAATATTGTTATGGCTTTGCTTTCCATCCTTCAGACAGTAATGTTATTTATTGTTTAGCTAGAACTATAAACGAAACTTATGTTTTGAAAAGTTTAAATAACGGAGAATACTGGTCTCAAGTTGGTAGCTTACCCTGGAATTCACTTCCAGTTTCTTATTTTTCTGAATTACTCATAGACAAAGATTACCCTGATTTAATGTTTATTGCTGCAGATAAGGGAGGTATTTATAAAAGTATTAATGGAGGTCAAAGCTGGTTTTCTTCAAACTCTGGTATGAAAATTCCTTATGCTTCCCGTATTATTCAGGATCCTTCACAATCCTTTACATATTACATTTCAAATGTTCAAGGTTTATATAAATCAACCGATGGAGGTATGACATGGACTCTTCTTAATGAAGGTCTTAGAGCCCCTTATACCTATGGAATTGCAATAGATCCCTTAAATAAAAATAAAATATATGTAACTTCTTTAGCAAATGGTATATTTATATCTAATGACAGAGGCAAAACCTGGACACTTAAAAATCAGGGAATTTTAAATGCTGATTTAAAGTTTAATACTATTGCTATTAACCCTAAAAATTTAAATGAAATCTATGTATCATACCCATATCCTACAGATATAATTGGCAGAGCTTCTAAATTCTATAGGAGCGTAGATTCAGGACAAACATGGAGTTATAGATCCACTTTAGGAGGAAGCTATGACGGAGTTGGGAAAATCGTAATGGATACTTTCTCTAATATATACGTTACAAATTCAGGAAACTCCGTGTATAAAAGTTCTGATGGTGCTTTGACTTTTAATCAGATTTTGTCTCCAGCAGCATACTGGTCCGGTATCACAATTAGTCCAGACCAGACAATTTTTGTAACTAAACGTCCCCCATTTGGTCCTGACAGGGATTCTTGTCTTGCAAAAAAAAGTCAAGATCAGGGCACAACTTGGCAGAAAATTTTTAGAAGCGGAGAATTTATTAGCAAGATAGGCACAGCAATAGCTGTTTATCCTCAAAATCCTAATATTATTCTGGCAGCTGACCATTCGGAGGTGCTTTTTAAAAGTATGGATGGAGGAGAAACTTACTTCCCTATCGCTTCTTTTCCTTCTTCCGTCTATAATGATATCCATGATATCTGTTTCAAACCATCCTCTCCTGAAACTATTTTGGTTTGTGTAAATTACCCTTGGGTATTATACTACTCAGCACACTTGTTAGATTATTTTGAGGTAATTGCTATTTCTCCTCCTCCTTCTCAACTTTACATAACATATAATGGTGGATTAACATGGGAAGAATTCCCAGTTCCTCCAATTCCTTATATTCATAGAGTAGAATGGAGTGAGGATTCAATAATTTATGTAACAACAAAAGGAGGTATTTTTAGATACAGATTTGGCTACACTAATATCTCAGAAAAAGAAAAACATAAGGAAATTAACCTTTTTGTTCTTTCACAGAATATCTTTAAAAATGAAATTAAAATACTATTAAACCCTGAGCTTTTAAAATCTCTTAATTCACCTTTAAGTTTAGAAATACTTGACATAAAGGGAAGTGTTATCAAAAAGTTTAATGTAAGAGATAAAAACTTCATCATCTTAAATGGTGAATCTGATTTTGGAAGAAAGTTAAAAACCGGAACTTATTTCCTTAAAGCATCAATAGGAAATAAAAAAGAGGTCAAAAAGATTATCTTATTAAAATAG
- a CDS encoding ABC transporter ATP-binding protein: MLKIEVINLTKFYDKRKALSNINFEIKENEFFVLIGSNGSGKTTLVRILLKILKPSSGKAGIFYNGREIKKEEIGFVLEDEMPFEFFSPLEYLKFYAEILKRKVNLEELLKKFNLYEDKNTKIYKLSKGNKKKLCILKALINDPKVLIFDQAFEIIDIETRREIYELLRKELEGRIIFITSHDFEFIEYYSTHFGIIKEGKFLGKFKTEELKGRKLLDFYFEKIK; encoded by the coding sequence ATGTTAAAAATTGAGGTTATAAATCTTACTAAATTCTATGATAAAAGAAAGGCTCTTTCAAATATAAATTTTGAAATAAAGGAAAATGAGTTTTTTGTTCTGATTGGTTCAAACGGTTCAGGTAAAACAACTTTAGTGAGAATACTTTTAAAAATTTTAAAACCAAGTTCTGGTAAGGCAGGTATTTTCTATAATGGAAGAGAAATAAAAAAAGAGGAGATAGGTTTTGTTCTTGAGGATGAAATGCCTTTTGAATTTTTCTCGCCTCTCGAATATCTTAAATTCTATGCAGAGATTTTAAAAAGAAAAGTTAATTTAGAGGAACTTTTAAAAAAATTTAATTTATATGAAGATAAAAATACAAAAATTTATAAGTTATCAAAGGGTAATAAGAAAAAATTATGTATTTTAAAAGCACTTATAAATGATCCGAAAGTTTTAATCTTTGACCAAGCTTTTGAAATTATTGATATTGAGACAAGAAGGGAGATATATGAACTTTTAAGGAAGGAATTGGAAGGCAGAATAATTTTCATAACTTCCCATGATTTTGAATTTATAGAATATTATTCCACGCATTTTGGTATAATTAAAGAGGGAAAATTTTTAGGAAAATTTAAAACAGAGGAATTAAAAGGCAGAAAACTTTTGGATTTTTATTTTGAAAAAATAAAATGA
- the hemL gene encoding glutamate-1-semialdehyde 2,1-aminomutase → MKKSKEIYEKAIKLMPGGVSSPVRAFKAVDAEPLVIEKGKGAYIYDVDGNKYIDFILSWGPLILGHSHPEVKREVKKVLNNGFSFGMLTELEVILAEKIKRAFPFIDKIRFVNSGTEATMSALRLARAYTKRDKFIKFEGCYHGHSDFFLVKAGSGGLTFGVPSSPGVPENILKDTIILPYNDIELVKEAFEREGERIACVIVEPIAGNMGVVLPKEGFLESLREITKKYGSLLIFDEVITGFRVCYGGVSTLKNIMPDIITLGKVIGGGFPVGAYGAKEEIMNLISPSGPVYQAGTLAGNPVSMSCGIKTLEILERDNPYPEIEKNLTYLINGLKNIFDRKGIPASFPGFRTFFSIFFSEKEPENLNDVLNTKKEYFIKLFKNLLKKGILLPPSPFEALFLSIYHDRKIMDKVLSKFEDAIKEI, encoded by the coding sequence ATGAAAAAATCAAAGGAAATTTATGAAAAAGCAATAAAACTTATGCCCGGGGGTGTATCATCCCCTGTAAGAGCATTTAAAGCAGTTGATGCAGAACCACTTGTAATTGAAAAAGGGAAAGGTGCTTATATTTATGATGTTGATGGAAATAAATATATTGATTTTATCTTGTCCTGGGGTCCACTAATTCTTGGACATTCTCACCCTGAAGTAAAAAGAGAAGTTAAAAAAGTATTAAATAATGGGTTTTCCTTTGGAATGCTTACCGAACTTGAAGTTATTCTTGCTGAAAAAATAAAAAGAGCTTTCCCCTTTATTGATAAAATAAGATTCGTTAATTCAGGGACAGAAGCCACAATGTCAGCTTTAAGACTTGCAAGGGCTTATACAAAAAGGGATAAATTCATAAAGTTTGAAGGGTGTTATCATGGACACTCTGACTTCTTCCTTGTAAAAGCAGGTTCAGGAGGTCTAACCTTTGGTGTCCCCTCCTCTCCTGGTGTTCCTGAAAATATACTAAAAGATACTATTATTCTTCCCTATAATGATATTGAATTAGTTAAAGAAGCTTTTGAAAGGGAAGGAGAAAGAATTGCCTGTGTTATAGTAGAACCAATTGCAGGAAATATGGGGGTTGTTTTACCAAAAGAAGGATTTCTTGAATCCTTAAGGGAAATTACAAAAAAATATGGTAGTCTTTTAATTTTTGATGAAGTTATAACAGGTTTCAGAGTTTGTTATGGTGGTGTGAGTACTTTAAAAAACATAATGCCTGATATTATAACACTTGGAAAGGTTATTGGTGGTGGTTTTCCGGTGGGCGCTTATGGAGCTAAGGAAGAAATTATGAATTTAATTTCTCCATCAGGTCCTGTTTATCAGGCAGGAACCCTTGCTGGAAATCCTGTTTCAATGTCCTGCGGTATAAAAACCTTGGAAATTCTTGAAAGGGATAACCCTTATCCTGAAATTGAAAAAAATCTTACATATTTAATCAATGGATTAAAAAATATTTTTGATAGAAAAGGAATTCCTGCATCTTTTCCAGGGTTTAGAACTTTCTTTTCTATATTCTTTTCTGAAAAAGAGCCTGAAAATCTCAATGATGTTCTAAATACAAAAAAGGAATACTTTATAAAGCTTTTTAAAAATTTATTGAAAAAGGGAATACTCCTTCCTCCTTCACCCTTTGAAGCCTTATTTCTTTCAATTTACCATGATAGAAAAATAATGGATAAAGTCCTTTCTAAATTTGAAGATGCAATAAAAGAAATATGA
- a CDS encoding CbiX/SirB N-terminal domain-containing protein, protein MKYIIFVGHGSVPYDFPQEKLKRFFFLRSKKMKGELNNEEKKEFLNLERELHYFERNAENDPHYFFHKKLKDEIEKELNIKCYFAFNEFCAPNLEEVIEEIVKNENNSEIFIVPTMFTGGHHVDEEIKEEIEKIKEKFKNLKIKYLYPFNFEYIKELFEKHIKEVLK, encoded by the coding sequence ATGAAATACATTATTTTTGTTGGACACGGTTCTGTGCCATATGATTTTCCACAGGAAAAATTGAAAAGGTTTTTTTTCTTAAGATCTAAAAAAATGAAAGGTGAATTAAATAATGAAGAAAAAAAGGAATTTTTAAATCTTGAAAGGGAACTCCATTATTTTGAGAGGAATGCAGAAAATGACCCTCATTATTTTTTTCATAAAAAATTAAAAGATGAGATTGAAAAAGAATTGAATATAAAGTGTTATTTTGCCTTTAATGAATTCTGTGCTCCAAATCTTGAAGAAGTTATAGAAGAAATAGTTAAAAATGAAAATAATTCAGAAATTTTTATTGTTCCAACAATGTTTACAGGTGGGCACCATGTAGATGAAGAAATAAAAGAAGAGATAGAAAAAATAAAAGAAAAATTTAAGAATTTAAAGATAAAATATCTTTATCCTTTTAATTTTGAATACATTAAAGAACTTTTTGAGAAACATATAAAGGAGGTTTTAAAATGA
- a CDS encoding M20/M25/M40 family metallo-hydrolase yields the protein MNFLFFLLISQTYNPDIAQIIQKVQVDSVYKNILRLQNFWTRHYKSDSMYKSRLWIKGRFQNYGYNLREHIFFYGNREQANIIAKKEGFIDTLKPIIICAHYDSRGQNWSYPPYGPAPGADDNASGVSLLIEIARVINNIDFDYTIKFIAFAAEEPGLIGSTQLANYYRQNNKKIKYLLNADMIGGDINFVNNTVIIEYDMGNQVDTNNSKSFAFAETLKTIYNLYLPSLNTTYGNIFASDYMPFEAYGYTTLGVFEKNFNSGYHTPRDVVDSLDINYATNIIKGVLAFILHTAKFHPVSVREKEVAIKNSTFREGIYDIAGRKLDFKNFKSGIYILKKNETTRKILRLK from the coding sequence ATGAATTTTTTATTTTTTTTATTAATCTCCCAAACATATAATCCTGATATAGCACAGATTATACAGAAAGTTCAGGTAGATTCAGTTTATAAGAATATTTTAAGACTTCAGAACTTCTGGACAAGACATTATAAAAGCGATTCCATGTATAAATCAAGACTTTGGATAAAGGGAAGATTTCAAAATTACGGTTATAATTTAAGAGAACATATATTTTTTTATGGAAACAGAGAACAGGCGAATATAATTGCAAAAAAGGAAGGTTTTATTGATACCTTAAAACCCATAATAATCTGTGCCCATTATGATTCAAGGGGTCAAAACTGGAGCTATCCACCCTACGGTCCTGCACCAGGGGCAGATGATAATGCCTCAGGTGTTTCCCTTTTAATTGAAATAGCAAGGGTAATCAATAATATTGATTTTGATTACACAATAAAATTTATTGCTTTTGCTGCTGAAGAACCTGGACTTATAGGCTCCACTCAGCTTGCAAATTACTACAGGCAGAATAATAAAAAAATTAAATATCTTTTAAATGCAGATATGATAGGAGGAGATATAAACTTTGTTAATAATACGGTAATAATTGAATACGATATGGGAAACCAGGTTGATACAAATAATAGTAAATCTTTCGCCTTTGCTGAAACTCTTAAAACAATTTATAATTTGTACCTCCCTTCACTTAATACCACTTATGGAAATATATTTGCTTCTGATTATATGCCCTTTGAAGCATATGGATACACAACTCTTGGTGTTTTTGAGAAAAATTTCAATTCAGGTTACCACACTCCAAGGGATGTTGTAGATTCTTTAGATATTAATTATGCTACAAATATAATAAAAGGGGTTTTGGCTTTTATTTTACATACAGCAAAGTTCCATCCTGTGAGTGTTAGGGAAAAAGAAGTTGCAATAAAAAATTCAACTTTTAGAGAAGGTATTTATGATATTGCAGGAAGGAAGTTAGATTTTAAAAATTTTAAATCTGGAATTTATATTTTAAAGAAAAATGAAACCACAAGAAAAATTTTAAGATTGAAATAA
- a CDS encoding 2-oxoacid:acceptor oxidoreductase subunit alpha: MKEDVQVRIAGIAGDGSFITGEVLASILKKIGYYVVTVKDFPSNIRGLPSNYTVRGSSKPVYGRNDYDDFLIAFDIPSIKTHLRDLKEGSVCIYDSRDGKELSDDLKKEGVFYVPLPLREIARKELGLELIKNMVAVGVLSEIFGVDEEITDRVILENFKRKGEKVVELNKKAVLRGRELVRENHGRFPEFKLKKYNDPGRILAMGNDFVSMGAIAGGCRFLAAYPITPSSEILEFLSKEMKKFGGAAIQAEDEISSINMAIGASIAGLRAMVASSGPGVALKTEGLSYAGMTETPIVIYYAMRVGPSTGLPTKTSQEDLLYIIFAGHGEFPRLILMPATPDELFYLTVEAFNFAEEFQIPVIILTDQFLAQNKFTIDKEKIDPKKVEIRRGKIVLNGNDVPRNNGFLLRYKIEEDGISPRIIPGIKEGVFGTTGYEHDEAGYGTEDEDNRVSMVKKRMSKIKHLIKRVPPPVLYEKKNAKIGIISAGSTFGPIMETIERLEKDGISVSFLRIVTLWPFPEDEVRKFVEDKEKIFIVEQNYKGQLRFLVENAIIDIHKNKIRGITKFSGRPFKPLEIEEKIREELK; the protein is encoded by the coding sequence TTGAAAGAAGATGTGCAAGTAAGAATAGCCGGCATAGCCGGTGATGGAAGTTTTATTACTGGTGAAGTTCTTGCTTCGATTTTAAAAAAAATTGGGTATTATGTTGTTACGGTTAAGGATTTTCCATCAAATATAAGAGGTCTTCCATCAAACTATACTGTAAGGGGAAGTTCTAAACCTGTATACGGTAGGAATGACTATGATGACTTTTTGATTGCCTTTGATATACCCAGTATAAAGACCCATCTTAGGGACTTAAAGGAAGGTTCTGTTTGTATTTACGATTCAAGGGATGGAAAGGAGCTTTCTGATGATTTGAAAAAAGAAGGTGTTTTTTATGTTCCTCTTCCTTTAAGGGAGATTGCAAGAAAGGAACTTGGTCTTGAGCTAATAAAAAATATGGTTGCTGTTGGAGTTCTTTCTGAAATTTTTGGAGTGGATGAGGAAATTACAGATAGGGTTATTCTTGAGAATTTTAAGCGGAAAGGGGAAAAAGTTGTTGAGCTTAATAAAAAGGCTGTTTTAAGAGGTAGGGAACTTGTAAGGGAAAATCACGGAAGATTTCCTGAATTTAAATTGAAGAAATATAATGACCCAGGAAGAATTTTAGCAATGGGGAACGATTTTGTTTCAATGGGAGCTATTGCGGGTGGTTGTAGATTTCTTGCTGCTTATCCTATTACTCCTTCTTCAGAAATACTTGAGTTTTTGTCAAAAGAAATGAAAAAATTTGGGGGTGCTGCTATACAGGCAGAGGATGAAATTTCTTCTATAAATATGGCAATTGGTGCTTCAATAGCAGGTCTAAGGGCGATGGTTGCTTCCTCTGGTCCAGGAGTTGCTTTAAAAACTGAGGGATTATCCTATGCAGGAATGACCGAGACTCCCATCGTTATTTATTATGCGATGAGAGTGGGTCCTTCAACCGGTCTTCCGACTAAGACAAGTCAGGAAGATTTGCTTTATATTATTTTTGCTGGTCATGGAGAATTTCCAAGACTTATCTTAATGCCAGCAACACCTGATGAACTCTTTTATTTAACAGTAGAGGCTTTTAATTTTGCTGAGGAATTCCAGATACCTGTTATTATTTTAACAGATCAGTTTCTCGCACAGAATAAATTTACTATTGATAAAGAAAAAATAGACCCTAAAAAAGTAGAAATAAGGAGAGGTAAAATAGTTTTAAATGGAAATGATGTTCCAAGGAATAATGGTTTTCTTCTAAGGTATAAAATTGAAGAAGATGGTATTTCTCCGAGAATTATACCTGGTATAAAAGAAGGTGTTTTTGGAACAACAGGTTATGAGCATGATGAAGCAGGTTATGGAACAGAGGATGAGGATAATAGAGTAAGTATGGTAAAAAAGAGGATGAGTAAAATAAAGCATTTAATAAAAAGGGTGCCGCCTCCTGTATTATATGAAAAAAAGAATGCTAAGATCGGGATTATTTCTGCAGGTTCCACTTTTGGTCCTATTATGGAAACTATAGAGAGATTGGAAAAGGATGGAATTTCTGTTTCTTTTTTAAGAATTGTTACCTTATGGCCATTTCCTGAGGATGAAGTAAGAAAGTTTGTTGAAGATAAGGAAAAAATTTTTATAGTGGAGCAGAATTATAAGGGGCAGTTAAGATTTCTTGTGGAGAATGCTATTATTGATATTCATAAGAATAAAATAAGGGGAATTACAAAGTTTTCAGGAAGACCTTTTAAACCTCTTGAAATAGAGGAAAAAATAAGGGAGGAATTAAAATGA